Genomic DNA from Paenibacillus sp. KS-LC4:
TTGCTTCATCTACTACCTCGGCCCAATCTGCTATCTGGTTAACGTTGCCGTCGCGTTTCGTGTCCCAAAATACCTGCTTCCCGTCCGGGGACAGCAGAGCAAAATCTATCGCCACACCAAAATTATGGTAGCTGTAGCCGCCTCTGGCGTTCGTGACAATGCTGCCCGCCGCCGTTCGGCCTTGCGCGTAGAGCTTGTCCTGCTCCGCTGCTGAACGATATCCCTGAGTTATTACAATCAATACACCGCGAGCATAGCAGTGCTCTATCAGTCGCTCTGTGGCTGTGGCGACTACTGGAATCAAATTTTCCAGTCGAGCAATCGATTTATTCTTTACCTGATTCAATGTTAGCATCTGTATCGTCTCCTTCCCGTTGTGCAGTTCTATCCACTTTCGCTTTTAATTCACTCTCAATAAGCTTCAGAATAGCAGCTGGAATCCACTTGCCCCACCCTGCCCGAAAAGCATTGGCCGTTAAAGACTGCCAGCTATGATAAATGAGCCCAATTGTAATTGCGTAGAAAAATGGACCCGGCATGTTCAGGGCCAAGTCTATCAAATTTGCCAGCGCGGGCAGCACGAGTAGAAATAGCGTTCGCGGTGCACCTCTCCGTAAGCCGTAGTCAGAAGAATAGGTTCCATCCTTGTGAGCTGCAGCAATCCCCGTGATCCAATCAAGGGAAATAGCCGTAATGAGCAGCACAATCGGAATGAACCTATCCGTACCATAAATTAATGCTACCCACGGTGCTAGAAAAGCGCCTATAGCTGTAAAAATCGCCTTGTCTGGTGTCAAATCTACCGAAAATATCTGTTTAAACATGCTTCTCCTCCTCTCTTTGCTTGTACAAATGAGCTGTCCAATAAGTTCCTAAATTTAATAGCGGCATGGCGGATGTCCTTCTTGTAATGACATATCTTTTCGTTTATTTAGTTACCATAAGGAATGAGAAAATCAAAACGTCAAAACTCGTCGCTTCCGCTCGAACTGACGCCCGCTTAAAGATTAACATCCGATATTTTAATTTGGGGTAAGGCAGCCGGTCTTCGCTGTGCTGCCCTTTTACTTTAAACAAAAGTGTCCGGCTTGCTGACGAATCGGCTATCAATAATAGTGGACTGATTTTATAACCGACTGTTCGAATAGTCCCGCTACCCATCGTTGTTGCACCGTCGTGAAACGGGTGGAGCGTAGGCATTTTAGGCGCGCCGCCCCACCGCTTATGCTTCTAATTAAGGCACACCAAATTAACGAGGCTCCCATCCTCGCCGACTATCCAACCGGAATGTATTTCTAGCCTTTGAATATTAGGCATTAGTACACCTCCTATTGTCCAATGATGATATATTTAAATGTCGTGTCCGAAAACCACGAAGGCAAACATATATAGCTTGATGTAAAATCGTTTAGATTAGCGTGTTTAGAAAAATCCGTTCTTGTTGCATTATTTTGTCTTGATCTGATTGGATAACCTGAAATCGTATCCGGGACTAGTTCCTCACAATAAAGTGTGTAACCTCCATAAAACGCATTGTTCATAAGCAACACGATTCTTGGCGTTACGTTATGGCCTGTTATCTCGACAATATACCCACCATCACTGCCTCCGCCATATGAGGGGAATCTATTTGATGTAGTTATCGAGCCATTAGTCACCGTTCCTGCTACAATTTTATACCCGACTGGCATAGTTCCTAGTAAACCAAAAATGTCCACGCCTTGCCGGATGTTAGTAGCTATAAAATCAGGGTCATAGATCAAAACCGTTCCAAATCCTGCGCCATTAAGCCCCGTTGTGTAAAATCCGGTTTTAGGCTCTATAACCAAATTTCCCATTGAATCAACTTTGATCGATTGTGCTAGGGTATACCCCTCGCCAAGCGCTGCCCTTGAGTAATTCGGCATTGTTCCTGTAACCAAACCCGATTCCGTCCCTATCGTCTTTCCTGCTAACACCTCGGCAGCGACAGCTGTCCCATACTCACCCCCTTCACCCTGTAATGTAAAAGCCGAGCCATTATAAACGAGCGTGTAGATTGAGCCTGCTTTAAGTAATCCCGCTGTTGGGGCACTGCCAGAAGGCTTGAGAATTCCTTTTGCACCCAGTCCATTAATATTAAGTGTTGGATTTGCCCCACTAGCTGCATGCAGCTTAATTGTGACACGTAAGCCTTCCGTGAGAGCCGCCACTAGCCCTATTGCCGCTGTATATGCTGATCCTGTTCCGCTTGTTGTACCATATCCAAAGGTTTGAACCGTATCCAACCGCGCAATATCATCCGCAGCAACAGGTGGAGCCACCTTTCCTCGACCGCTAGCATCCCTCAAAATCGTCCGATTAGCAGTAGCTGCCGCATCCGGCCTCATACTAATCCAATTCGGTGTAAAAGCTACATCAGCCGTCGTAGCAATAGCTCCCGTATCAAAATACTCAACTGAAGCTGACGTATGATTAAATCGAATACCCCTCGCACCTAAACTTGCATGAGTATTACTATAACGGTATTCATTGTTATTTGCCGTATAGCAGTTTTGTGCAAAAAGAGCATATCCCGTACTATTCGCACTCATATCAGCCCAAGACCCTGCACTGATCTCGCGCGCAGCTGTCTCGACGAATAACGCCCCTGTCATTTTGCCGCCGGATTTATCCAGCTTCTTCGTATGCAGCTCCCCAATCGCCCCAGCCGCATCCTTCGCTTCCGTCGGCACACTCTCCATATCACCAAGCTCAGCCTTCGCCTCATTCACTTCCTGACCCAGCTCATTCATATCCGTCTCGGTCACAATATCATTAAATTTCCAATCTGTTTTAGCCATGTGTATATTACTCCTCCTTCACAAAAATCGTTTGAATCATGAGTGTATCTGATGCAATCGGCAGGTTTACAGCGTTGTCGCTGACGGTTCCGGCTGCATTTTTCAATTCAATGCGAGTGACGGTAGCGACCGCGCCATCCGGAATCAAATAATTCAGGCTAAGTACGCCTTCGCTGACCGACTTCACTATAAAATCCGTAATCTCATAAGCCCCGCTATTGAGTACAACCTTCGTAATTTGCGAATCAATAAACTCCGCAACCTGCTGCTTAAACGTTGGCGTAATCACTTCACAATCACCTCTGCTTCCCTATCTGTAAATGGTGTAACGCCGAGCCTCCAGCCGCCAAGTCTAGTATTCCGCACGAGCGGAACGCCAACAATTCTCTCTTCCAGCACAACGCCATTCATAATCGCTGTCTGCTGCCGATACATAATATTGGCAGGCTTAATCGCAGAAACGGTGCGCTCCACCTCTTTAAAAATATTAGCGTCGTCAATTGCTGCTGTTACCGTCAATATGAAGCTTTGCACATCAACACTGGCAACTCCGCGTCCTTCTCCTACGAGAAAATCCAACCGCTCCTGCAAATATCGCATCGTAAAAGGAGGCTTGGTCGAATAACGATTGACGATCCGTCTCCGGCGAAAATCAATGCTCTCCACATTCGGATCGGCCTGAATGCCCAGCAACCGCTCTCTGCGCTTAATAGCAGGTAGGCTCGCCGTCATGACGAACCCATCATCCAGTTGCTGCAACTGTGCCTGCTCCAGCAGCTCCAGCTCTACATCTTCCGTAGCGGCGAGCTTGATAAACTCTCTTATGTCCGCATACAGCTCCGGCCAATAGGATGAAACCGGCTTAGTCATGTACAACCACCGCCCCCAATAACGGGATTTCATCCTCAGCCAAAGCTAAGTTGGCAGCAGCTCCGTTAAGCGTTGTGCCAAATACATCTACAACCCCTGAAACGGTCAAAAGCCGCGCCTCGATTTGAGCAATGCGAACGGTAAGCTCCTGCAAGTTCATCCACTCTTGGCGCAGCTCCAGCAAATACGCAGAGATTTTATCCTCAATATCGCTTTGAACCTGTCCTATCGTCCTACCTTCCGCAAGCATGATGGTGGTTTCCACAGCCACCTGCACCGCGTCGACACCAGTTACCGTTACCTCATGTCCAATAGG
This window encodes:
- a CDS encoding M15 family metallopeptidase; the protein is MLTLNQVKNKSIARLENLIPVVATATERLIEHCYARGVLIVITQGYRSAAEQDKLYAQGRTAAGSIVTNARGGYSYHNFGVAIDFALLSPDGKQVFWDTKRDGNVNQIADWAEVVDEAKRLGFAWGGDWTSFKDYPHFEMTFGLSTAQLRAGIRPTAAQITAAMAIITKEESYMMKAEDANALIKRYLQPAWAACKQKGDTAGMQEAHRLANELRKASGQKEQ
- a CDS encoding ketopantoate hydroxymethyltransferase produces the protein MITPTFKQQVAEFIDSQITKVVLNSGAYEITDFIVKSVSEGVLSLNYLIPDGAVATVTRIELKNAAGTVSDNAVNLPIASDTLMIQTIFVKEE
- a CDS encoding putative phage tail protein codes for the protein MTKPVSSYWPELYADIREFIKLAATEDVELELLEQAQLQQLDDGFVMTASLPAIKRRERLLGIQADPNVESIDFRRRRIVNRYSTKPPFTMRYLQERLDFLVGEGRGVASVDVQSFILTVTAAIDDANIFKEVERTVSAIKPANIMYRQQTAIMNGVVLEERIVGVPLVRNTRLGGWRLGVTPFTDREAEVIVK
- a CDS encoding phage holin family protein produces the protein MFKQIFSVDLTPDKAIFTAIGAFLAPWVALIYGTDRFIPIVLLITAISLDWITGIAAAHKDGTYSSDYGLRRGAPRTLFLLVLPALANLIDLALNMPGPFFYAITIGLIYHSWQSLTANAFRAGWGKWIPAAILKLIESELKAKVDRTAQREGDDTDANIESGKE